The proteins below come from a single Tenuifilum thalassicum genomic window:
- a CDS encoding TonB-dependent receptor, whose amino-acid sequence MDKKVLSTITLVFIIQLFAYSLFAQTVISGRVVDSNGNPISGANVVIKNTTLGTATDNNGEFKLSVPLNGYITIRVSFFGYGTVERIINSTNEVSGLEFVLKETPIDMNAVVVTGTRSEKTMKSTPVLTQAVLAQEIERRGAQNIVEALEMTIPGIEFSSQAQGKSLSLQGIDPQYVVFLVNGERLAGDTYGDIDYSRIGLANIERIEVVKGASSTLYGSNALGGVVNIITKYPVERFSLSASSLMSKYNTQNYRLSTGLRQGKLSSLTSVNFDKTDGYDLLEGNSYRTQEKEDALVLDERLSYALSSHLQLEGNVSFMNKNRENTSPDLYDRSNKDFTYGLKGTWLLNDESNVTLSWHSDNYQLFDKVPTVNELDNYDLQNVYDNLYNNARLQGNLKINSWNKLIVGTEYLQEKLTASRNNIDNKTNTDYIIYAQEDLQFFKRLNLLAGARANHNSVYGWQITPQFSAMYKLLDFTFRGSVSRGYKTPSLKEKYMNFQIPAPGPPMFLVGNENLEPEKSFYTSLSAEYSNSRISVSVIAYHNKIEDMITEDLDSYVVKPGGIIEYRYENLKNVSVKGVDLYLKARIIKNLLFTSTATLSKKIDEITGEEFKNVRNFTGKFSMDYGIKRGKYRFDANLQCNIYGKKSISLMDEVTHQVNDLDLEQFSLWRLTTVHTLNNSYIIRLGVDNIFDYVDSSGGYNTGTPGRTFFLGLGVRI is encoded by the coding sequence ATGGATAAGAAAGTCTTAAGTACCATTACCTTGGTATTTATCATACAACTATTTGCATACAGCTTGTTTGCACAAACAGTTATTTCGGGAAGGGTTGTTGATTCTAATGGCAATCCCATATCAGGTGCCAATGTTGTAATCAAAAACACTACACTTGGTACGGCAACCGATAACAATGGAGAATTTAAGCTATCAGTCCCTTTAAATGGATATATTACTATTCGAGTTAGTTTTTTTGGCTATGGTACAGTTGAAAGGATTATTAATTCAACAAATGAGGTTTCCGGATTAGAGTTTGTTTTGAAAGAGACTCCCATTGATATGAATGCAGTTGTAGTTACCGGAACTCGTTCCGAGAAGACAATGAAAAGTACTCCAGTTCTTACTCAGGCTGTTTTAGCACAAGAAATTGAAAGGCGTGGAGCACAGAATATTGTTGAGGCTTTGGAAATGACGATACCAGGTATTGAATTTTCTAGCCAAGCCCAGGGCAAGTCTCTTTCACTACAGGGTATTGATCCTCAGTATGTGGTATTTTTAGTTAATGGTGAACGACTTGCCGGTGATACTTATGGCGATATTGATTATAGTAGAATTGGATTGGCTAATATTGAAAGAATTGAGGTTGTAAAAGGTGCAAGTTCTACATTATATGGCTCAAATGCGCTAGGGGGAGTGGTAAATATCATCACTAAATATCCTGTTGAAAGGTTTAGCCTGTCTGCTTCTTCGCTTATGTCGAAATATAACACACAGAACTATCGCCTATCAACGGGTCTTCGACAGGGAAAATTATCTTCTTTAACCTCTGTGAACTTTGACAAAACCGATGGTTACGACCTTTTAGAAGGTAATTCGTATCGTACTCAGGAAAAAGAAGATGCGTTGGTGCTAGATGAAAGGTTGTCTTACGCTTTGAGTAGTCACCTACAACTTGAAGGTAACGTTTCATTTATGAACAAGAATAGGGAGAACACATCACCCGACCTGTATGATAGAAGCAATAAGGACTTTACTTATGGCTTAAAAGGAACATGGCTTTTAAACGATGAAAGCAATGTTACCTTAAGCTGGCATTCCGACAATTATCAACTTTTTGATAAAGTTCCAACAGTCAATGAGCTTGATAATTATGACTTGCAAAACGTTTACGATAATCTGTACAACAATGCAAGGCTACAAGGCAACTTAAAAATAAATAGCTGGAACAAGTTAATAGTTGGAACAGAGTACCTTCAGGAGAAGTTGACTGCCTCGCGTAATAATATTGATAATAAAACAAACACCGATTATATCATTTATGCTCAGGAAGATTTACAGTTTTTTAAAAGATTAAATCTATTGGCTGGTGCCCGTGCAAATCATAATTCTGTTTATGGGTGGCAGATAACGCCACAGTTTTCGGCTATGTACAAGTTACTGGATTTTACTTTTAGAGGTTCTGTTAGTCGAGGATATAAAACCCCATCATTGAAAGAAAAATATATGAACTTTCAGATACCTGCACCTGGGCCACCTATGTTTTTGGTCGGGAATGAGAATCTAGAACCTGAGAAATCGTTTTACACCTCTTTGTCTGCTGAATATAGCAATTCGAGGATTTCTGTATCTGTTATTGCGTACCACAATAAAATTGAAGATATGATTACCGAGGATCTTGATTCCTACGTCGTTAAACCAGGTGGGATTATTGAATATAGATACGAGAATCTAAAAAATGTGAGTGTGAAAGGAGTCGATTTGTACTTGAAAGCTAGAATAATAAAAAATCTTCTGTTTACATCAACCGCAACTTTGTCTAAAAAGATCGATGAAATTACAGGCGAAGAGTTTAAAAATGTAAGGAACTTCACAGGTAAGTTCAGCATGGATTATGGTATAAAACGTGGAAAGTATCGGTTTGATGCAAATCTTCAGTGTAATATCTACGGAAAAAAATCGATTAGTTTAATGGATGAGGTTACACATCAGGTAAACGATTTGGACCTTGAGCAGTTCTCGCTTTGGCGATTAACTACTGTACATACTCTTAATAATAGTTACATTATTCGTTTAGGTGTCGACAATATTTTTGATTATGTTGATTCCTCTGGTGGATATAATACAGGTACCCCAGGACGAACATTCTTTTTAGGTTTAGGAGTTAGAATCTAA
- the odhB gene encoding 2-oxoglutarate dehydrogenase complex dihydrolipoyllysine-residue succinyltransferase produces the protein MKIDVKIPSPGESITEVELTKWLVSNGDIVEKDQEIAEVESEKATLPIIAPEAGKIELVVDEGSTMSVNQICCYIDTSFSASTESKPEQVDNSTEHSKTSKAEQSKEKPKEQDKDEIHVTSGIKVTPLAKKKMEESSLNIDDIIKGLRRITAADVDLAKQELSNSSGSSEIVEKAKDQDRGLERKPMSQLRKKVSERLVTAKNTTAMLTTFNEVDMSRVQEIRAKYQKDFQEKYGVKLGLMSFFVRAAVEALKLHPMTNSMIVGEDIVTPNYIDMGIAVQTPKGLMVPVIRDAQKMSFADIEKEILRLATKAREGRITLDELNGGTFTITNGGIFGSMLSTPIINYPQSAILGMHNIVERPVAVNGRVEIRPIMYVALSYDHRIIDGKDSAAFLMDIKRMVENPEKLLFSGDEPVKKLIGL, from the coding sequence ATGAAGATAGATGTAAAAATTCCTTCGCCAGGCGAGTCGATAACCGAAGTTGAACTGACTAAATGGTTAGTTTCCAATGGTGATATAGTTGAAAAGGATCAAGAGATTGCAGAGGTAGAATCCGAAAAAGCCACACTGCCCATAATAGCACCTGAAGCTGGTAAAATAGAATTAGTAGTTGATGAGGGCTCAACAATGAGCGTTAACCAAATATGCTGCTATATCGATACATCATTTTCAGCCTCAACTGAGAGCAAACCAGAACAGGTTGATAATTCAACAGAACATTCTAAAACCTCAAAAGCAGAACAATCCAAAGAAAAACCTAAGGAACAGGATAAGGATGAAATACATGTTACAAGTGGAATTAAGGTAACGCCACTTGCAAAAAAGAAAATGGAAGAGAGTAGTTTAAACATCGATGATATTATAAAGGGGTTAAGGCGCATTACTGCTGCTGATGTTGATTTGGCAAAGCAAGAACTCTCTAATTCGTCTGGTAGTTCTGAAATTGTAGAAAAGGCTAAAGATCAGGATAGAGGTTTAGAACGTAAGCCCATGTCGCAGCTACGTAAAAAAGTTAGCGAGCGTTTAGTTACTGCAAAAAATACTACTGCCATGCTAACCACTTTCAACGAGGTTGACATGAGCAGGGTACAGGAAATAAGGGCTAAATACCAAAAGGATTTTCAGGAGAAGTATGGCGTTAAGTTAGGCTTAATGTCGTTTTTTGTCCGTGCTGCAGTTGAAGCCCTAAAACTTCATCCCATGACCAACTCCATGATTGTTGGAGAGGATATTGTTACTCCAAACTACATCGACATGGGCATTGCTGTTCAAACCCCTAAAGGGCTAATGGTTCCAGTAATTCGAGATGCCCAGAAAATGAGTTTTGCCGATATCGAAAAGGAAATTCTTCGTCTCGCAACTAAAGCAAGGGAAGGCCGTATAACTCTTGATGAGCTAAATGGTGGCACTTTTACCATTACCAACGGTGGTATTTTTGGCTCGATGCTCTCAACTCCCATTATTAACTATCCGCAATCGGCCATTTTGGGTATGCATAATATTGTTGAGCGTCCGGTTGCTGTTAATGGCAGGGTAGAGATAAGGCCAATTATGTATGTGGCCCTGTCGTACGACCATAGGATTATCGACGGGAAGGATTCCGCTGCTTTCCTGATGGACATTAAACGAATGGTCGAAAATCCCGAAAAGCTACTCTTTAGTGGCGATGAACCTGTAAAAAAACTTATCGGATTATAA
- a CDS encoding 2-oxoglutarate dehydrogenase E1 component: MEDFLGNIDPKTLEELYQSWKINPHSVDEGWQKFFMGFDFALSDTFGQGSTLSDLEFKVIKLIEAYRLRGHLFTKTNPVRARREYKPTLDIENFGLEQKHLKLKFKAGELIGLSNATLSDIIERLNRIYCSSIGVEYMYLREPKLINWIQERVEPTLNHTEFTAKEKKHILYHLIAAVGFEQFIHKKFIGQKRFSLEGLEALIPALDATIEHGAEQGAREFVIGMAHRGRLNVITNIMQKPFNEIFAEFIGESYDDESTLGDVKYHLGYSNTVETDYGKKVRLHLVPNPSHLETVGPVAEGIARARIDDEHSGDVKSLIPIVIHGDAAVAAQGVVYETIQMSRLKGYSTGGTIHIVLNNQVGFTTNYTDARSSTYSTDVAKVTLSPVFHVNADDPEALLHVIRLAVDFRQTFHRDVFIDLLGYRKYGHNEGDEPRFTQPLLYELISKHPNVRDIYTKYLIESKFISSIEAKQMQEQYNDLLEKHFAKAKENPKIKIKHFLPEKWNAYRYSQSSDFEESPQTGVSADIIENVAKLITDIPEGIPLFKKLIKIIDERKKNYNDGKVDWAMAELLAYGTLIYEGHNVRLSGQDSERGTFSHRHSAYSIQGTEEKYYPLQLIPNAKFSVYNSLLSEYGVLGFEYGYSVALPEGLTIWEAQFGDFHNVAQVIIDQYLSSAEDKWGLQSGLVLLLPHGFEGQGPEHSSARIERFLTLAARNNMQIVNATTPANFFHALRRQLKRDFRTPLVVFTPKSILRHPKNVSLVKELENGSFQEVIDDNKVNESAVSRVVFCSGKIYYDLLQRKEELDVDDIALVRIEQLYPFPKSQVDRVLDRYPNTKKWLWIQEEPKNMGAWNFVKEFFDDVPIEVISREASGSPAVGLSKIHSLEQAEIITKVFRPCTCELKNKYCGLQCEEGSKRFERKKQFEYLDNK; the protein is encoded by the coding sequence ATGGAAGATTTCTTGGGAAATATAGACCCTAAAACATTAGAAGAGTTATACCAATCATGGAAAATTAACCCCCACTCAGTTGATGAGGGATGGCAAAAGTTCTTCATGGGATTCGATTTTGCCTTATCGGATACCTTTGGCCAAGGGTCAACTTTGTCGGATTTGGAATTTAAGGTGATTAAGCTCATTGAAGCATATCGCTTGAGAGGTCATCTTTTTACAAAAACAAATCCTGTAAGAGCCCGAAGAGAGTATAAGCCAACACTTGATATTGAAAATTTTGGGTTAGAGCAGAAACATTTAAAATTAAAATTCAAAGCAGGAGAGCTAATTGGTTTATCCAATGCTACCCTTTCCGATATAATTGAACGCCTTAATCGTATTTATTGCAGCAGTATTGGTGTTGAATACATGTATTTGCGTGAGCCAAAGCTTATTAATTGGATTCAAGAACGGGTTGAGCCTACGCTAAACCATACTGAATTCACCGCTAAGGAAAAAAAACATATTCTATACCATCTTATTGCTGCAGTTGGGTTTGAGCAATTTATTCATAAAAAGTTTATTGGTCAAAAGCGATTCTCGCTTGAGGGGCTTGAGGCCCTAATACCAGCCCTAGATGCTACAATTGAGCATGGGGCAGAGCAGGGGGCAAGGGAGTTTGTTATTGGGATGGCTCATAGGGGCAGGCTTAATGTTATTACCAATATCATGCAAAAACCTTTCAATGAGATTTTTGCTGAGTTCATAGGTGAATCTTACGATGATGAATCAACACTAGGCGATGTTAAGTATCACCTTGGTTATAGCAATACAGTTGAGACCGATTATGGTAAAAAAGTTCGATTACATTTAGTTCCTAACCCCTCGCACCTTGAAACTGTTGGACCAGTTGCCGAGGGTATTGCACGTGCTCGAATTGACGATGAGCATAGTGGCGATGTTAAGAGCTTAATCCCCATAGTTATTCATGGCGATGCGGCTGTTGCTGCTCAAGGCGTTGTTTACGAAACCATTCAGATGTCTAGGCTAAAGGGGTATAGTACTGGGGGAACCATTCATATCGTGCTAAACAATCAGGTGGGATTCACTACAAACTATACCGATGCACGAAGTAGCACCTACTCAACCGATGTGGCTAAGGTTACGCTATCGCCAGTTTTTCATGTTAATGCCGATGACCCCGAAGCGTTACTTCATGTAATTAGGTTAGCTGTTGATTTTCGCCAAACATTCCATCGAGATGTATTTATTGACCTTTTGGGCTATCGTAAGTACGGACATAACGAGGGCGATGAACCCCGATTTACTCAACCGCTCCTTTACGAACTCATTTCAAAGCATCCAAACGTAAGGGATATCTACACAAAATATTTGATAGAATCAAAGTTTATTAGTTCTATCGAGGCAAAGCAAATGCAAGAACAGTATAATGATTTGCTAGAAAAGCATTTTGCTAAGGCCAAAGAGAACCCTAAAATTAAGATTAAGCACTTTTTGCCCGAAAAGTGGAATGCATATAGGTATTCCCAAAGTAGCGATTTTGAGGAATCGCCACAAACGGGAGTATCGGCCGATATTATTGAAAATGTTGCCAAGTTAATAACTGACATTCCTGAGGGAATCCCTCTTTTTAAGAAGTTGATAAAAATAATTGATGAACGAAAAAAGAATTACAATGATGGCAAAGTTGATTGGGCTATGGCAGAGCTTTTAGCCTATGGAACTTTGATTTATGAAGGTCACAATGTTAGGTTAAGCGGACAAGATTCTGAAAGGGGAACATTTTCGCATAGGCATTCAGCATACTCAATTCAGGGAACGGAAGAAAAGTACTATCCGCTGCAACTCATACCTAACGCAAAATTTTCCGTTTACAATAGTTTGCTTTCAGAATATGGGGTTTTAGGATTTGAATATGGTTATTCCGTAGCTCTCCCTGAGGGATTAACCATTTGGGAGGCGCAATTTGGCGATTTTCATAATGTTGCCCAGGTAATAATTGACCAGTACTTAAGTTCTGCCGAGGATAAGTGGGGATTGCAATCGGGTTTAGTGTTGCTATTACCACACGGATTCGAGGGGCAAGGCCCTGAGCACTCTAGCGCAAGAATAGAACGATTTCTTACCCTTGCAGCTCGAAACAACATGCAGATTGTAAACGCAACTACGCCTGCAAATTTCTTTCATGCGCTTCGTCGTCAATTGAAGCGTGATTTTAGAACACCTTTGGTGGTATTCACACCTAAAAGTATTCTTCGTCATCCTAAAAATGTATCCCTGGTTAAGGAACTTGAAAATGGTAGTTTTCAAGAGGTTATCGACGATAATAAAGTAAATGAATCGGCTGTGTCTAGGGTTGTTTTTTGTAGCGGGAAAATATACTACGACCTTCTTCAGCGCAAGGAGGAACTTGATGTAGATGATATCGCCTTAGTCCGAATTGAACAGCTTTACCCATTTCCCAAAAGCCAGGTGGATAGAGTTTTAGATAGATACCCTAATACCAAAAAATGGCTTTGGATACAGGAAGAACCCAAAAATATGGGTGCTTGGAATTTTGTTAAGGAGTTTTTCGATGATGTTCCCATTGAGGTTATTTCCCGTGAGGCTAGTGGTAGTCCTGCGGTTGGATTAAGTAAGATTCATTCCTTGGAACAGGCTGAAATTATAACAAAAGTATTCAGGCCATGTACTTGCGAGTTGAAGAATAAGTACTGTGGATTGCAATGTGAGGAGGGCTCAAAGCGTTTTGAGAGAAAGAAACAGTTTGAGTATTTGGATAACAAGTAG
- a CDS encoding TonB-dependent receptor, whose protein sequence is MEREILTTKRKALAINLDPTFYGTIAEIGGGQEVARAFFQAGGASGTIAKTISAYDKVFSDYLYSKGDKGRYVCLKRLQQMLAAEYEQLIDVLGANREANKRYFVFANTVETLNFKKNNQGHGWLGVRFELTKPGEPNEVVIHVRLNENDGVLQQYTLGTLGVNLIYACFYFYDNPTLFLQSLMDNLDTDRVEITMARMEGPDLNYVDNRLLGVQLVKNGMTPAIFFDRYGNVQEPDDMLYKKNAIVLRGRFRPITYVGFDILKSSYSHFKNNPDFSPSNTLQICEITLNNLLEEGHLKERDFLDRVDLLNGMGQNVLISSFKEFYKLVAYFGRFKHKNLRIVMGVPTFVKVMDKSYYSNLHGGLLEAVGKMFPERTKFYIYPALDKKTGSIMNVDNLSFPNDVNHVYRYLLDNKLIVKLTDVKKEWLNISSDEVLRFIQTNQITWENMVPKYVVKTIKSKKLFGYSG, encoded by the coding sequence ATGGAACGTGAGATTCTAACAACCAAACGAAAAGCATTAGCTATTAACCTTGACCCAACATTTTATGGAACCATTGCCGAGATAGGAGGCGGGCAGGAGGTGGCACGCGCTTTTTTTCAGGCAGGTGGTGCATCGGGTACTATAGCCAAAACCATTTCAGCATACGACAAAGTTTTTAGCGATTATCTATACAGCAAAGGCGACAAAGGACGTTATGTTTGCCTTAAAAGACTCCAGCAGATGCTTGCTGCAGAATATGAGCAGCTTATTGATGTGTTGGGTGCAAATCGAGAGGCTAATAAGCGATACTTTGTATTTGCTAACACTGTTGAAACGCTCAACTTCAAAAAAAACAACCAGGGGCATGGTTGGCTTGGTGTAAGGTTTGAACTTACTAAGCCTGGAGAACCTAACGAGGTTGTAATTCATGTTCGGTTAAACGAAAACGATGGTGTGTTACAGCAATACACACTTGGTACTCTGGGAGTGAACCTTATCTATGCATGTTTTTACTTTTACGATAATCCCACGCTTTTCCTTCAGTCGTTGATGGATAACTTGGATACAGATAGGGTGGAAATTACAATGGCACGAATGGAAGGACCCGACCTTAACTATGTTGATAATAGACTTTTAGGCGTACAGCTAGTTAAGAATGGGATGACACCAGCCATCTTTTTTGATAGATATGGAAACGTGCAGGAGCCCGATGATATGCTTTATAAAAAAAATGCAATTGTGCTTCGAGGACGGTTTAGACCGATTACCTATGTGGGTTTCGATATTCTTAAATCGTCCTACTCTCATTTTAAAAACAATCCCGATTTTAGCCCAAGTAATACTTTACAGATTTGTGAAATAACTCTTAACAATCTTCTTGAAGAGGGCCACCTTAAAGAGCGTGACTTTTTGGACAGAGTTGATTTACTAAATGGGATGGGGCAGAATGTGCTCATCTCAAGTTTTAAGGAGTTTTATAAACTAGTTGCCTATTTTGGTAGGTTCAAGCATAAAAATTTACGCATAGTGATGGGGGTTCCTACCTTTGTTAAGGTTATGGATAAATCCTATTACTCAAATCTACATGGGGGCTTACTCGAAGCTGTTGGTAAAATGTTTCCAGAGCGCACCAAGTTTTATATCTATCCAGCATTAGATAAAAAGACAGGAAGCATCATGAATGTAGATAATCTTTCGTTTCCCAATGATGTAAATCATGTTTATCGTTATCTTTTAGATAATAAGCTAATTGTGAAACTGACGGATGTTAAGAAAGAATGGCTTAACATTTCATCCGATGAGGTGCTTCGCTTTATTCAAACTAACCAGATAACGTGGGAAAATATGGTTCCAAAATATGTGGTTAAAACAATTAAGAGTAAAAAGCTTTTTGGCTATTCGGGTTGA
- a CDS encoding TonB-dependent receptor — protein sequence MEKGLYLTLLLLISNLCIGQNIVEGSVTDSLGKPVTHAQVILYSAADSAIITFAFVDGSGHYSMTTSRKGKFRIEFRALGFASYGELLTFEGDSSVSIRVNAILKESHYDISEVIKYGDKPITIKKDTVVYNVKSFINGSEQVVEDVLKKLPGIDVDDAGKVTYHGKEVEKVMVEDNDFFGKGYRMITKNVHANAIEKVEALSNYSENPLLKEIASTEKVALNLKLNQNSYEKIYGRVNLGYNTINDHNINTSLMNFNKRVSSLILGNTNSLGYNPVGSSYELSNALATTSEEEVNDFDFPDFMIKFDEYRPLLKRQQVNELKSEMASVNEAFKISPKTKLTITSVYNKLNDLFLLSKYQMYSFDTISFTNIEEYRYNQTDRSTIVKAKLDSRIKSNSFLQYSLLFSTIKRSNFTTTNFNQVKIDEQLPGRQYLLKTNLAYTIKISNRSLVQLKAFGYRGAINDEYELSPLPPNSISTSWTLNNKGAQGVSNDSYMLLGIIGFKHKIDDILLFNTEVGGIKSQNNINSNFSVFDLNQGASVDYNFSGLTRYSSNKLFSKTNVVFGTDNLNLNAGVVGEIISCVEGISGFKTSKHFILPQLEFKWRVNRLSTVNLFYSSKATPVPYNQVVNNYILKRNNYMYKGLSPKVLSMYIWGGSYMLGSVNTRFFLNSSLMYMYEPEFIGQNSLLSPNLIITIDTVAKNRTSFMSNIELNYFIKLLRTNVKFTYLNYTYEYINFLYGQAQRNKSVSTTTGIELRSSFYSFFNFHLGYSITQGRMVSNKSKQSFYDRLFCNLYLKPNDRISFEMLGEVYGNQNSMFNFSSNSYLFLSSRLTYNFNKSGWSFSIDGFNLFDRRLYHLALVSEYYYSTTSYYLVPRYLMASVSFRF from the coding sequence ATGGAAAAGGGGTTGTATCTTACTCTTTTGTTGCTAATTAGTAATCTGTGCATTGGTCAGAATATTGTTGAGGGGAGTGTCACCGATTCCCTTGGAAAACCAGTAACCCATGCTCAGGTAATACTCTACTCTGCAGCTGATTCGGCTATTATTACTTTTGCTTTTGTAGATGGTAGTGGTCATTACAGTATGACTACAAGTAGAAAAGGAAAATTCAGGATTGAGTTCAGGGCGCTGGGATTTGCAAGTTATGGTGAGTTGCTAACCTTTGAGGGTGATAGCTCTGTATCCATTAGGGTCAATGCGATTTTAAAAGAATCGCACTATGATATAAGCGAGGTTATAAAATATGGCGATAAGCCCATCACCATCAAAAAGGATACGGTTGTGTATAATGTTAAATCGTTTATCAATGGTTCTGAGCAGGTTGTAGAAGATGTCCTGAAAAAGTTACCAGGAATTGATGTGGATGATGCGGGAAAAGTAACTTACCATGGCAAAGAGGTGGAAAAGGTTATGGTTGAGGATAACGATTTCTTTGGAAAAGGATATCGTATGATTACCAAAAACGTTCATGCCAATGCCATTGAAAAGGTAGAAGCATTAAGTAACTACTCAGAAAATCCTCTTTTAAAAGAAATTGCCAGCACCGAGAAGGTTGCACTTAATTTAAAACTTAATCAAAACTCTTATGAAAAGATATATGGCAGAGTGAATTTGGGCTACAATACTATTAATGACCATAACATTAATACCTCGTTGATGAATTTTAATAAGAGGGTTAGTTCTCTTATTTTGGGAAATACAAATAGTTTAGGCTATAACCCGGTTGGGAGTTCTTATGAACTCTCAAATGCATTGGCGACAACTTCCGAGGAGGAGGTGAACGATTTTGATTTCCCGGACTTTATGATTAAGTTCGATGAGTATCGCCCTTTGCTAAAACGACAGCAGGTTAACGAGCTAAAATCAGAGATGGCTTCTGTAAACGAAGCCTTTAAAATATCGCCAAAAACTAAGTTGACAATCACATCGGTTTATAACAAATTAAACGACCTGTTTTTACTGAGTAAATATCAGATGTACAGTTTCGATACGATAAGTTTTACAAATATCGAAGAGTATAGGTATAATCAAACCGATAGAAGCACAATTGTAAAAGCTAAACTGGATAGCAGAATTAAAAGCAACTCGTTTTTGCAGTATAGCCTTTTGTTTTCTACTATTAAAAGGAGCAATTTCACTACTACCAATTTTAATCAGGTAAAAATTGACGAGCAACTTCCGGGTAGGCAGTACTTGCTAAAAACCAATCTTGCTTACACCATAAAGATTAGCAATAGGAGTTTAGTTCAACTTAAAGCTTTTGGTTATAGGGGTGCAATTAATGATGAGTATGAGCTTTCGCCATTACCCCCAAATAGTATTTCCACAAGCTGGACTTTAAACAACAAAGGGGCGCAAGGGGTGTCAAACGATTCATATATGCTTTTGGGTATAATCGGGTTTAAGCATAAAATAGATGATATATTGCTTTTTAATACCGAAGTAGGGGGAATAAAGAGCCAAAATAATATTAATAGCAATTTTTCAGTTTTTGACCTAAATCAAGGTGCTTCGGTTGATTATAATTTTTCCGGGCTAACTCGTTATAGTAGCAATAAACTTTTTTCAAAGACTAACGTTGTTTTTGGAACCGATAATCTTAACTTGAATGCTGGTGTCGTTGGGGAGATTATTTCATGTGTTGAGGGTATAAGTGGCTTTAAAACCAGTAAACATTTTATTTTACCACAACTTGAATTTAAATGGCGCGTTAATAGACTCAGTACGGTTAACCTGTTTTACAGTTCTAAAGCTACCCCAGTTCCTTATAATCAGGTTGTCAATAATTACATCTTAAAAAGGAATAATTATATGTATAAAGGGTTATCACCCAAAGTTTTAAGCATGTATATTTGGGGCGGTAGCTATATGCTGGGTAGCGTGAATACCCGTTTCTTTTTAAATAGTAGCTTAATGTACATGTATGAACCTGAGTTTATTGGCCAGAATAGTTTGCTTTCACCTAATCTTATTATAACTATAGACACAGTTGCTAAGAATCGTACCTCTTTTATGAGCAATATTGAATTAAACTATTTTATAAAGTTATTACGTACAAATGTTAAGTTTACATACCTAAATTACACTTACGAGTATATTAATTTTCTTTATGGCCAAGCGCAAAGAAATAAGAGTGTGAGTACAACAACAGGTATAGAGTTGCGCTCATCGTTCTACTCTTTTTTTAACTTTCACTTGGGATATTCAATTACTCAAGGTAGAATGGTTAGTAACAAAAGCAAACAAAGTTTTTACGATAGATTATTTTGCAATCTCTATTTAAAGCCAAATGATAGAATTTCATTTGAGATGCTTGGAGAGGTATATGGCAATCAAAATAGTATGTTTAATTTTAGTTCAAATAGCTATCTCTTTTTGAGCAGTAGGCTTACTTATAATTTTAACAAAAGCGGATGGTCATTTTCAATAGATGGGTTTAACCTATTTGATAGGAGATTATATCATTTGGCTTTAGTGTCGGAATATTACTATAGTACAACGAGTTACTACCTCGTTCCCCGGTATCTAATGGCATCTGTATCGTTCAGATTTTAA
- a CDS encoding GLPGLI family protein, whose protein sequence is MGKISWKIEHDTKIIGRFKCQKATCTFRGREYSVWFTPDIPVSFGPWKLSGLPGLILEAADKRSEILFRAVEINLGDEKHCAVKPLKEYPAFSLKDYVMWRRDRFEKLNEKLKLDNQVVNARQPEDFHISESSFSYQLVGLELEYEF, encoded by the coding sequence ATTGGAAAAATATCATGGAAAATTGAGCATGATACCAAAATAATTGGACGCTTCAAGTGCCAGAAAGCAACCTGCACCTTTAGGGGACGAGAATATTCGGTGTGGTTTACCCCCGATATCCCAGTTAGCTTTGGGCCATGGAAGCTATCTGGTTTACCCGGACTTATACTTGAGGCAGCTGACAAAAGAAGTGAAATTTTATTTCGTGCTGTTGAAATTAATCTGGGTGATGAAAAACATTGTGCAGTTAAACCTTTAAAGGAATACCCTGCTTTTTCATTAAAGGATTATGTTATGTGGCGTAGAGATCGATTTGAAAAGTTAAATGAGAAACTTAAACTTGATAATCAGGTTGTTAATGCTCGACAACCAGAAGACTTTCACATTAGCGAAAGTTCTTTTTCTTATCAACTTGTTGGATTAGAATTGGAGTACGAGTTTTAA